One Arthrobacter sp. B3I4 genomic window, GCAGCTGCTGGCCCTTGATCAGTCCGGCCAGGTTCAGCCCGAACAGCACCACCGGCAGCAGGAACGCGATCCCGAAGGCAAGCAGCAGGCGCAGCACGAACGACAGGTACACCTGGGCGCTGATGAAGTTGGAGCCGCCCGAGGGGGTGAAGTCCGTGAGCACGCGCACGGCGTTGGGCAGCACCAGCCACGCGAGCAGCACGCCGCCCACGAAGAGCGGAACGGCGGCGGCGACAAAGGACAGCGCGAGGCGCCGTTCGTTCTTGTGCAGTCCGGGAACGATGAAGGCCCACAGCTGGTAGAGCCAGACCGGGCTGGCGACGATCAGACCCAGGAACACGGAAACCTGGATCATCAGGTCAAAGGAGCTTGCCACGCCGTCGAAGTTCAGCGACGCCTGCCGGCCCTCGTGGACGTTGAGGTCCCGGATCGGCTTGATCAGGGCCGCGAGCATGGGCTGGTAGACGAGGAAACCGACGACTGTCCCGAGGACGACGGCAATGGCCGACTTAAAGAGCCGGGTGCGCAGCTCCTTAAGGTGATCGAGCAGGGCCATCCGGCCCTCGGGGTTCGATCGGCGGCTCATGGTTGCAGCCATGTGGTTTTAGGCGCGGTTCGGCGGCGGAACGTCGGTTCCCTCGCCCGGGCGGCTTTCGGTGCCGGCGGACCGGGGGTGGTTCACGACTTTGCCTTCGACGGCGTCGGAGTCGGCGCCCGCCTCGGGCGTACCGTCCTTCTTCATTTCGCGGACCTCGGACTTGAAAATCCGCATCGACTGGCCCAGACTGCGGGCCATTCCCGGCAGCTTCGGCGCAGCAAAAAGCACCAGTGCCAGGACGATGATGATGATGAGATGCCAGCCTTCAAGCCTCATGCTGGGTGGTCCTTTCGTTTGTATACATCCTATGGCTAACGCGGATCGATGTCGCGCAACGCCTGGGGCTGCCCGCGTTCGGCTTT contains:
- the tatC gene encoding twin-arginine translocase subunit TatC produces the protein MALLDHLKELRTRLFKSAIAVVLGTVVGFLVYQPMLAALIKPIRDLNVHEGRQASLNFDGVASSFDLMIQVSVFLGLIVASPVWLYQLWAFIVPGLHKNERRLALSFVAAAVPLFVGGVLLAWLVLPNAVRVLTDFTPSGGSNFISAQVYLSFVLRLLLAFGIAFLLPVVLFGLNLAGLIKGQQLLKSWRITVFLVCLFAAMAAPGADAMSMFYLAVPMLALFFAAIGLCLLNDRRREKRAAKVAAETEATADQGTPSSELENL
- the tatA gene encoding Sec-independent protein translocase subunit TatA, which codes for MRLEGWHLIIIIVLALVLFAAPKLPGMARSLGQSMRIFKSEVREMKKDGTPEAGADSDAVEGKVVNHPRSAGTESRPGEGTDVPPPNRA